One Lactobacillus sp. ESL0785 DNA window includes the following coding sequences:
- a CDS encoding class I SAM-dependent RNA methyltransferase — MKQYQLYTTMGAGFESVVAKELQSLGYDTQTENGRVFFKGDQSDIVKTNLWLRTADRVKILLKEFKAPDFDTLYNQVYDFDWAELLPIDAKFPVQGRSVRSKLHSEPGIQSIVKKAIVNKMSDQYHRRGFLPESGHEYPLDIHIYKDTARVSLDTTGASLFKRGYRIEHGGAPLKENFAASLIKLTPYDGTHPLIDPMTGSGTLAIEAALIAKNIAPGTWRKFAFDGFDWFDANLHEAAVAEAKTQVKPLEQPIWASDIDQSILEIAKLNAHNAGVLQDITFKQVAVKDFSTDLENGIIIANPPYGKRLKDRESAEDLYKQMGDVFRKYDSFSQYYLVGDPNFEKCFGKRSTKKRKLFNGNLRVDFYQYWANKK; from the coding sequence ATGAAACAATATCAACTTTACACAACAATGGGTGCTGGTTTTGAAAGCGTAGTTGCTAAGGAATTACAATCTTTAGGTTATGACACGCAAACTGAAAATGGCCGTGTTTTCTTTAAAGGTGACCAATCAGATATCGTAAAAACTAATCTGTGGCTGCGGACAGCTGATCGGGTCAAAATTTTACTAAAAGAATTTAAAGCACCGGATTTTGATACCCTTTATAATCAAGTCTACGATTTTGATTGGGCTGAACTATTACCAATTGATGCCAAATTTCCAGTACAAGGCCGCTCTGTTAGATCGAAATTGCATTCTGAACCGGGTATTCAGTCAATTGTCAAAAAGGCCATTGTCAACAAAATGTCTGATCAATACCACCGCCGCGGATTTTTACCAGAAAGTGGTCATGAATATCCGTTAGACATCCATATTTATAAGGATACGGCACGCGTGTCACTAGATACAACTGGTGCTAGTCTCTTTAAGCGTGGTTATCGGATTGAACACGGGGGCGCACCTTTAAAGGAAAATTTTGCGGCTAGTTTAATCAAATTAACCCCTTATGATGGTACTCATCCGTTAATTGATCCGATGACAGGATCAGGAACACTAGCAATTGAAGCGGCATTAATTGCTAAAAACATTGCACCAGGTACTTGGCGGAAGTTTGCCTTTGATGGCTTTGATTGGTTTGATGCCAATTTACATGAAGCGGCTGTAGCAGAAGCTAAAACCCAAGTCAAACCACTTGAGCAGCCAATTTGGGCTAGTGACATTGACCAATCAATTTTAGAAATTGCTAAGTTAAATGCGCATAATGCTGGCGTCTTGCAGGATATCACTTTCAAGCAAGTAGCAGTTAAGGATTTTTCAACGGATTTAGAAAACGGTATTATCATTGCTAATCCACCTTATGGTAAACGTTTGAAAGACCGCGAATCCGCTGAAGACTTATACAAGCAAATGGGTGACGTTTTCCGCAAATATGATAGCTTTAGTCAATATTACTTAGTTGGTGATCCGAATTTTGAAAAATGTTTTGGTAAACGTTCAACTAAGAAACGTAAGTTATTTAACGGTAATTTACGGGTTGACTTTTATCAATATTGGGCAAATAAAAAATGA
- a CDS encoding DUF1273 domain-containing protein produces MQRLWITGYRNYELNTFGNKDPKIKIIKLVLKKRMTAQLEDGQLDWVITGANLGVEQWASEVAIELRNTYPLHVSIITPYEGFAKRWNEANQDRFLNMKEQADFFASTSNQPYQSPVQLRNYQNFMLLHTDKALMIYDSENPGKPKFDYNLIKKYQETKDYPLELIDFYDLQDAATEYQENMTENKFSE; encoded by the coding sequence ATGCAACGATTATGGATTACTGGATATCGTAATTATGAATTGAATACTTTTGGCAATAAAGACCCGAAAATTAAAATTATTAAACTAGTTCTTAAAAAGCGGATGACAGCACAGTTAGAAGATGGGCAGCTTGATTGGGTAATTACCGGTGCTAATCTAGGCGTTGAACAGTGGGCAAGTGAGGTCGCAATAGAATTGCGTAATACTTATCCGCTACACGTATCAATCATTACTCCCTACGAAGGATTTGCTAAGCGCTGGAATGAAGCTAATCAAGATCGCTTCCTTAATATGAAAGAACAAGCTGATTTTTTTGCTTCAACTTCAAATCAGCCTTATCAAAGTCCAGTGCAACTGCGTAATTATCAAAATTTTATGCTGCTACATACAGATAAGGCATTAATGATTTACGATTCAGAAAATCCGGGTAAACCCAAGTTTGACTATAATTTAATTAAAAAATATCAAGAAACCAAGGATTATCCGCTAGAATTAATTGATTTTTATGATTTACAAGATGCCGCAACAGAGTATCAAGAAAATATGACTGAAAATAAATTTTCTGAATAA
- a CDS encoding DivIVA domain-containing protein produces MADLNDIQLSTQDILKKQFRTKVKGIDPDEVDAFLDKVIADYDTFEQIIEDLYGQLGKLQGELISDQKKKAASNTAKIEVAPTQNQQDQDTIRTYTPSSSRTHDFTDFASEPDAESSTNMAIIQRISSLERKVYNLEQRVYGLQK; encoded by the coding sequence ATGGCAGATTTAAATGATATTCAATTATCCACACAGGATATTTTAAAAAAACAGTTTAGAACCAAAGTTAAAGGTATTGATCCTGATGAAGTCGACGCATTTTTAGACAAAGTAATTGCTGATTATGACACATTCGAGCAAATTATTGAAGACTTGTACGGTCAATTAGGTAAATTACAAGGCGAATTAATTTCTGATCAAAAAAAGAAAGCAGCAAGTAATACTGCTAAAATTGAGGTAGCACCTACGCAAAATCAGCAAGATCAAGATACTATTCGCACTTATACGCCAAGCAGCAGTAGAACCCATGATTTTACGGATTTTGCTAGTGAACCTGACGCTGAAAGTTCAACTAATATGGCGATTATTCAGCGGATTTCATCGCTAGAACGCAAAGTCTATAATTTGGAACAGCGAGTTTATGGGTTACAAAAGTAA
- the recU gene encoding Holliday junction resolvase RecU, protein MVKYPSGSLAAFRKSTEESKIRKNFHHQKNVNFSGRGMTLEQMINESNKYYRLKEIAVVHKKPTPIQIVKVDYPKRSRAVIREAYFRQESTTDYNGVYRGYYLDFEAKETKNKTNFPLKNFHEHQIVHLAECLKQKGICFTIIGFTSLKRYFVTPASFIIKAWWTKDKSSVTLPEVEKWSVEIKSGFQPTLPYLIAVDCFIADRKMNNDKQ, encoded by the coding sequence ATGGTCAAATATCCAAGCGGTAGTTTAGCTGCATTTCGTAAATCAACCGAGGAATCTAAAATTCGTAAAAATTTTCATCATCAAAAGAATGTTAATTTTTCTGGACGTGGGATGACTCTTGAACAAATGATTAACGAGTCAAATAAATATTATCGCTTAAAAGAAATTGCGGTTGTTCACAAGAAGCCAACCCCAATTCAAATTGTTAAAGTTGATTATCCTAAACGTTCAAGGGCTGTTATTCGTGAAGCATATTTTCGCCAAGAGTCCACAACGGATTATAATGGTGTATATCGAGGTTATTATCTAGACTTTGAGGCCAAAGAAACGAAGAACAAAACTAACTTTCCCTTAAAGAATTTTCATGAACACCAAATAGTTCATTTAGCGGAATGCTTAAAGCAAAAAGGTATTTGCTTTACGATTATTGGCTTTACAAGTTTGAAGCGGTATTTTGTTACCCCGGCTAGTTTTATCATTAAAGCATGGTGGACCAAGGATAAAAGTTCAGTGACTTTACCCGAGGTGGAAAAATGGTCAGTTGAAATAAAGAGTGGCTTTCAGCCAACTTTACCTTATTTAATTGCAGTTGATTGTTTTATTGCAGATAGGAAAATGAATAATGACAAACAGTAA